In Planctomycetaceae bacterium, a genomic segment contains:
- a CDS encoding DUF4291 domain-containing protein, with product MERLMNLETSLYADQIRRWPEAGRHILAQYDDNTIIVYQAYRPEIGIFAVKNGYFGGEFSYSRMSWIKPNFLWMMYRSNWGRSQGQEVILAIRLRRPFFDSLLEQAVPSSFVPELFESHEAWKAAVARSDVRLQWDPDHTPGGGKCERRAVQLGLRGKTLESFGKSEIVEIIDMSEFVTHQREFVGHEKSGTLLTPLEKVYAPGSSVAAANIGLDEWSNTSGGRE from the coding sequence ATGGAACGATTAATGAACCTGGAAACCAGCCTTTATGCCGACCAGATACGTCGATGGCCCGAAGCCGGTCGCCATATTCTCGCTCAGTACGATGATAATACGATCATCGTCTATCAGGCGTATCGACCGGAGATCGGGATCTTCGCAGTCAAGAACGGCTACTTCGGCGGCGAGTTCAGTTACAGCCGAATGAGCTGGATTAAGCCCAATTTCCTGTGGATGATGTACCGCAGTAATTGGGGGCGATCTCAGGGACAGGAAGTCATTCTGGCAATCCGACTACGGCGACCCTTCTTCGATTCGCTTTTGGAACAGGCCGTCCCATCGTCATTCGTTCCTGAGTTGTTTGAGAGCCATGAAGCGTGGAAAGCAGCCGTTGCACGATCCGACGTAAGGCTTCAGTGGGACCCAGACCATACTCCCGGTGGTGGCAAGTGTGAACGCAGAGCAGTTCAACTTGGCCTTCGAGGAAAGACGCTGGAATCCTTCGGCAAGAGCGAAATCGTTGAGATCATCGACATGAGCGAATTCGTGACTCATCAGCGTGAATTCGTCGGTCATGAAAAATCGGGAACCCTGTTGACTCCCCTGGAGAAAGTCTATGCCCCGGGAAGTTCCGTTGCCGCAGCCAATATCGGACTGGATGAATGGTCCAACACGTCAGGAGGACGGGAATGA